Proteins from a single region of Cystobacter fuscus DSM 2262:
- a CDS encoding AHH domain-containing protein: MTLPTPKDALVPAVCLLLLPFLARATPVEGALSSQFATVAVSEYHGRGERFGLELTFPALRPDPKLATLTVEEVRALMAALEKEFNASKPRPNHSLLASWGTVTTAVTVTPPSGAKATDLERRVRAEYLKFYGPPSPDFPLPDSLESARWFQALKLSPRYMGEGVHAAAMELFSSPTFSLSVGLSLMLYGLAWAAPEPLFSKAFAAAVTLSLLMTYTIAEVVNVGRACLLLFREAEAARDNRQLEEAARHFAKAMSGVGLRVLVTMAGARLSRALPEVPKGGMGGLIQAPRYVLGGPARGGFSFGPGSSTQVHVANGTVVLMGVTVNTAAAAASAALKARTTGDCAEAKADNHQAHHISTNKNDTSEVSGGPWTPRFKELFEQAGMSLDDSANILYLRDHQGPHPEAYHAEIHKRLREALEGCQKRQECRRRLMDTLDEIAGDICTPGSRLNKLATKKR; encoded by the coding sequence ATGACGCTACCCACGCCCAAGGATGCTCTCGTCCCTGCCGTGTGCTTGTTGCTACTGCCGTTCCTTGCCCGAGCAACTCCCGTTGAAGGCGCGTTGAGTTCTCAGTTCGCGACCGTAGCGGTGAGCGAGTACCACGGCCGCGGCGAGCGGTTCGGTCTCGAACTCACCTTCCCCGCCCTCAGGCCAGATCCGAAGCTGGCGACGCTGACGGTGGAAGAGGTACGGGCGTTGATGGCGGCCCTGGAGAAGGAGTTCAACGCCTCGAAGCCGAGGCCAAACCACTCTCTCCTCGCGTCCTGGGGAACGGTCACCACAGCCGTGACTGTCACCCCGCCATCTGGTGCAAAAGCCACGGACCTGGAGAGGCGCGTACGTGCCGAGTATCTGAAGTTCTACGGCCCGCCCTCGCCAGATTTTCCATTGCCGGACTCCCTGGAGAGCGCCAGGTGGTTTCAAGCCCTAAAGCTGTCACCGCGGTACATGGGCGAGGGCGTACACGCTGCGGCCATGGAGTTGTTCTCCTCTCCCACGTTCAGTCTCTCCGTGGGCCTCTCCCTCATGCTGTATGGCTTGGCGTGGGCTGCTCCCGAACCGCTTTTCTCCAAGGCGTTCGCCGCGGCGGTGACCCTGAGCCTGCTGATGACCTACACCATCGCGGAGGTCGTCAACGTGGGCAGAGCCTGCTTGCTGCTATTCCGCGAGGCGGAGGCTGCTCGGGACAACCGGCAGTTGGAGGAAGCCGCCCGACACTTCGCGAAGGCCATGAGCGGAGTGGGCTTGAGAGTGTTGGTGACCATGGCGGGAGCTCGGCTGTCGAGAGCGCTTCCGGAAGTCCCAAAGGGAGGAATGGGGGGGTTGATCCAGGCGCCCCGCTATGTCCTCGGCGGCCCCGCGCGCGGGGGGTTCTCGTTCGGCCCCGGTTCTAGCACGCAGGTGCACGTAGCCAATGGGACGGTGGTGCTCATGGGCGTAACCGTCAACACGGCGGCTGCCGCGGCCAGTGCGGCCCTCAAGGCCCGGACGACGGGAGACTGTGCCGAGGCCAAGGCGGACAACCATCAGGCCCACCACATCTCCACGAACAAGAATGACACGTCGGAGGTGAGCGGCGGTCCCTGGACACCACGGTTCAAGGAGTTGTTCGAACAAGCAGGGATGAGCCTTGATGATTCCGCGAACATCCTCTACCTCCGTGACCATCAAGGTCCCCACCCCGAGGCCTACCATGCGGAAATCCACAAGCGGCTCCGGGAGGCACTCGAAGGATGTCAGAAGAGGCAAGAGTGCAGACGGCGACTCATGGACACGCTGGATGAAATCGCGGGCGACATCTGCACCCCCGGCTCACGACTCAACAAGCTCGCCACGAAGAAGCGATGA
- a CDS encoding aldo/keto reductase gives MRYKIFGQRTGLKVSELALGAGMFGTAYGYGAEPDEVRRILRGYAEAGGNFIDTADNYQLGESETLIGEFLSSHRNDFVIASKYSRGAARAPSLGVLGNSRKVMVQSVEDSLRRLKTDRIDLYFAHMDDGVTPVEEIARGLDDLVRAGKIVYGGLSNFPAWRIATAVTLADLRGWAPIVALQTEYSLLQRTTERELLPMAEGLGLGVMGWSPMGGGLLTGKYRKGEKGRATDLKGSVLHDDPTRTEPLLDALGAIAEELDSSPGRIAIAWVSARGVLPVIGPRTRAQLEDNLAATTVKLSDEQLRRLDELTAIPLGYPHELLGAAEQRAIMTGNRWEQIDFPARTIA, from the coding sequence ATGCGCTACAAGATTTTCGGTCAGCGGACGGGTCTCAAGGTGTCGGAACTGGCGCTCGGCGCCGGCATGTTCGGCACGGCGTATGGCTATGGCGCCGAGCCGGACGAGGTGCGCCGCATCCTGCGAGGCTATGCCGAGGCGGGGGGCAACTTCATCGACACCGCCGACAACTATCAGCTCGGTGAATCCGAGACCCTGATTGGCGAGTTCCTCTCGTCCCATCGCAATGACTTCGTCATCGCCTCGAAATACAGCCGTGGCGCCGCGCGGGCCCCCTCCCTGGGAGTGCTCGGCAACAGCCGCAAGGTGATGGTGCAATCCGTCGAGGACAGCTTGAGGCGCCTCAAGACGGACCGCATCGATCTCTACTTCGCGCACATGGATGACGGCGTGACGCCCGTCGAGGAGATCGCGCGCGGCCTGGATGATCTCGTGCGCGCCGGCAAGATTGTCTATGGCGGCCTGTCCAACTTTCCGGCCTGGCGGATCGCCACCGCCGTCACCCTGGCGGACCTGCGTGGCTGGGCGCCCATCGTCGCGCTTCAAACCGAATACAGCCTGCTGCAGCGCACGACCGAGCGCGAGCTGCTGCCCATGGCGGAGGGCCTCGGGCTGGGCGTCATGGGGTGGTCGCCCATGGGCGGCGGGCTGCTCACCGGCAAGTACCGCAAGGGGGAGAAGGGCCGCGCCACCGACTTGAAGGGCAGCGTCCTCCATGACGACCCCACGCGGACGGAGCCCCTCCTCGACGCGCTCGGCGCCATCGCCGAGGAACTCGACTCCAGCCCGGGCCGGATCGCCATCGCCTGGGTGAGCGCCAGGGGCGTGCTTCCGGTCATCGGACCGCGCACCCGCGCCCAGCTCGAGGACAACCTCGCCGCCACCACCGTCAAGCTGAGCGACGAGCAGCTCCGGCGCCTGGATGAACTCACCGCCATCCCCCTCGGCTATCCCCACGAGCTGCTCGGTGCCGCCGAACAGCGCGCGATCATGACCGGCAATCGGTGGGAGCAGATCGACTTCCCCGCGCGGACGATCGCCTAG
- a CDS encoding imm11 family protein → MNSRNRYFELWDDMRVPGRWVLSQTNLDDRGQRLDPWQFTKGRAVVLDGTPVLGIAHAGQPLDFSLTGPGTPVVTPRVVSLFERLSLQQEVQFIPARVEGHTEPYFILNALRVLRCIDEARCEEVRFWEPRHGVPEKVGQYRNVVGLKVDPAKMGDTPISRPWGWSGALIVTEGLKQAMEHEGLTGLRFTDA, encoded by the coding sequence ATGAATTCTCGAAACAGATACTTCGAACTCTGGGACGACATGCGTGTCCCTGGCCGCTGGGTCTTGAGTCAAACCAACCTGGATGATCGGGGCCAACGACTGGATCCCTGGCAGTTCACGAAGGGCCGCGCCGTCGTCTTGGACGGGACGCCTGTTCTGGGCATCGCACACGCCGGGCAACCCCTCGATTTCAGTCTGACCGGACCCGGCACGCCCGTGGTCACCCCCCGTGTCGTCTCGCTCTTCGAGCGCTTGAGCCTCCAGCAAGAGGTCCAGTTCATCCCGGCTCGAGTGGAGGGTCATACGGAGCCTTACTTCATCCTCAACGCCCTGCGAGTCCTCCGTTGTATCGACGAAGCACGATGCGAGGAGGTCAGGTTCTGGGAGCCCAGGCATGGGGTTCCCGAGAAGGTGGGCCAGTATCGGAACGTCGTCGGCCTGAAAGTGGACCCCGCGAAGATGGGCGACACCCCCATCTCGCGGCCCTGGGGCTGGTCAGGCGCGCTCATCGTGACCGAAGGTCTCAAGCAGGCCATGGAACACGAAGGCCTGACCGGCCTCCGCTTCACCGACGCCTGA
- a CDS encoding sensor histidine kinase, protein MRDQGSSVVVELSALQEERARMILDNIEDYAVFMLDPTGHVKTWNKGAERINGYTLGEIQGRHFSLFYPPADIVAGKCERELRCATAEGRFEEEGWRIRKNGDQYWASVIITPMRDPTGKLVGFAKITRDLTERRKAEEQIRQSEERFRLLVTSIKDYAVFMLEPDGRVNSWNPGAQRLKGYQAQEIIGQPISRFYMEEEVARGKPWDLLREAAEQGRVEDEGWRVRKDGSLFWANVIITAVRDEEGRLRGFAKITRDLTERRKNEDLLRRSEERFRLLVSSVKDYAIFMLDPHGRVMTWNDGAAHLKGYSAREIVGEHFSRFYPPEDLAVNKPALQLEAAERDGRVEDESWRVRKDGSLFWASVTLTAMRDAKGLLLGFSKVTRDLTEHKRTQEERLQLAQSQEAIRLRDEFLSIAAHELKTPVTALQLQLQGLKRDMTSLEPKHEARLERVLRSTGRLSHLVETLLDVSRISTGRLTLHPERIDLVATVKDLTERLRDAAVSADCQLLVQEAQPIEGTWDRLRIEQVVTNLLSNSFKYAAGHPIEISMAREGAEVILVITDKGPGLPEKDMPRLFGRFERAAPMSHYGGLGLGLYVSREIVEAHGGIISADNLPEGGARFTIRMPTDLLAPGAAPDEPREPGPRRSG, encoded by the coding sequence ATGCGTGACCAGGGCTCGTCGGTCGTCGTGGAACTGTCGGCCCTTCAAGAAGAGCGCGCGCGGATGATCCTCGACAACATCGAGGACTATGCCGTCTTCATGCTCGATCCCACCGGGCACGTGAAGACGTGGAACAAGGGCGCGGAGCGCATCAACGGCTACACCCTGGGGGAGATCCAGGGGCGGCACTTCTCGCTCTTCTACCCTCCGGCGGACATCGTCGCCGGCAAGTGCGAGCGCGAGCTGCGCTGCGCCACGGCCGAGGGCCGCTTCGAGGAGGAAGGCTGGCGCATCCGCAAGAATGGCGATCAGTACTGGGCCAGCGTGATCATCACCCCCATGCGCGACCCCACGGGCAAGCTGGTGGGGTTCGCGAAGATCACCCGGGATCTCACCGAGCGCCGCAAGGCGGAGGAACAGATCCGCCAGAGCGAGGAGCGCTTCCGGTTGCTCGTCACGAGCATCAAGGATTACGCCGTCTTCATGTTGGAGCCCGATGGACGGGTGAATAGCTGGAACCCCGGCGCCCAGCGCCTCAAGGGCTACCAGGCCCAGGAGATCATCGGTCAACCCATCAGCCGCTTCTACATGGAGGAGGAGGTGGCCCGGGGCAAGCCGTGGGATCTGCTGCGCGAGGCCGCCGAGCAGGGCCGCGTCGAGGACGAGGGCTGGCGCGTGCGCAAGGACGGCTCGCTCTTCTGGGCGAACGTGATCATCACCGCCGTGCGCGACGAGGAGGGCCGCCTGCGGGGCTTCGCCAAGATCACGCGGGATCTCACCGAGCGCCGCAAGAACGAGGATCTGCTGCGGCGCAGTGAGGAGCGCTTCCGGCTGCTGGTCTCCAGCGTGAAGGACTACGCCATCTTCATGTTGGATCCCCATGGGCGCGTGATGACCTGGAACGACGGAGCGGCCCACCTCAAGGGCTACTCGGCCCGGGAGATCGTCGGCGAGCACTTCTCGCGCTTCTACCCGCCCGAGGATCTCGCGGTGAACAAGCCCGCCCTGCAGCTCGAGGCCGCCGAGCGGGACGGCCGCGTCGAGGACGAGAGCTGGCGCGTGCGCAAGGACGGCTCGCTCTTCTGGGCCAGCGTGACCCTCACCGCGATGCGGGACGCCAAAGGCCTCCTGCTGGGTTTCTCGAAGGTGACGCGCGACCTCACCGAACACAAGCGCACGCAGGAGGAGCGCCTCCAACTCGCCCAGAGCCAGGAGGCGATCCGGCTGCGCGACGAGTTCCTCTCCATCGCCGCGCACGAGCTGAAGACGCCTGTCACGGCGCTCCAGCTCCAGCTCCAGGGCCTGAAACGGGACATGACGTCGCTCGAGCCCAAGCACGAGGCCCGGCTCGAACGCGTGCTGCGCAGCACCGGGCGGCTGTCCCATCTCGTCGAGACGTTGCTGGATGTCTCCCGGATCTCCACCGGCCGGCTCACCCTCCACCCGGAGCGCATCGATCTGGTCGCCACGGTCAAGGACCTCACCGAGCGCCTGCGCGACGCGGCCGTCTCGGCCGACTGTCAGCTCCTCGTCCAGGAAGCACAGCCCATCGAGGGCACGTGGGATCGGCTCCGCATCGAACAGGTGGTCACCAACCTGCTGTCCAACTCCTTCAAGTACGCGGCCGGCCACCCGATCGAGATCTCGATGGCGCGGGAGGGCGCCGAGGTGATCCTCGTCATCACCGACAAGGGGCCCGGCCTGCCGGAGAAGGACATGCCCCGGCTGTTCGGCAGGTTCGAGCGCGCCGCGCCCATGAGCCACTACGGCGGGCTGGGTCTGGGACTGTACGTGAGCCGGGAGATTGTCGAGGCCCATGGCGGGATCATCTCCGCCGATAATCTCCCGGAGGGGGGCGCCCGCTTCACCATCCGCATGCCAACGGATCTCCTGGCCCCCGGCGCGGCACCGGACGAGCCCCGTGAGCCAGGGCCGCGCCGGTCAGGGTAG
- a CDS encoding Kelch repeat-containing protein, producing MKSTAKRVLKSFLGGAALAAAGLCFAPGTASAAQCVVKSTGGQIPAAKLVSLDQAALVTVTFCGGTAGYKSQTFLVRPDGTVHIGTGNTTPSGTEYEVGTFLKGGELVFAIRVPETGHTYYSGPGSRNPDGIVHAAVTELGNNNYHVGFEDLYASGDADYDDINLVVTSTALVVVPADDTDTDGDGIIDYVDNCVSIPNADQSDIDGDGVGDACSTYGTWSPTGPMFQVRILHTATKLNDGRVMVTGGYNPSTEIYDPATGAWTRFADTRTNHRYHTATKLNDGRVLVVGGDGASATRSAELYDAASNTWTLTGNLTTFRSRHTATLLPSGKVLVVGGIDKATGAAVASAELYDPATGTFSATGGMNDARANFTLTQLADGKVLATGGGSGEVRSASAEVYNPATGTWTRVGNMLQGRNSHAAARLGNGKVLVMGGAVDGVPSTTAELFDPATGSFSATGNMHQPRRNHTATLLPTGLVAVAGGYDKFTGTHGKAEMYNPLTGTWIPTTEMIEHRYSHTATLLDDGKVLVAGGISVAVENQVTAEVLR from the coding sequence ATGAAGTCCACGGCAAAGCGGGTCCTGAAGTCCTTCCTCGGTGGCGCGGCGCTGGCCGCGGCGGGCCTGTGCTTCGCTCCGGGCACGGCCTCGGCCGCCCAGTGCGTGGTGAAGTCGACGGGGGGCCAGATTCCGGCCGCCAAGCTCGTCTCCCTGGATCAGGCGGCCCTGGTCACCGTCACCTTCTGCGGTGGCACCGCCGGCTACAAGAGCCAGACGTTCCTGGTTCGCCCCGATGGCACCGTGCACATCGGCACCGGCAACACCACGCCCTCGGGGACGGAGTACGAGGTGGGCACGTTCCTCAAGGGCGGCGAGCTCGTCTTCGCCATCCGCGTGCCCGAGACGGGTCACACCTACTACTCGGGCCCGGGCAGCCGGAATCCGGATGGCATCGTCCATGCCGCGGTGACCGAACTCGGCAACAACAACTACCACGTCGGCTTCGAGGACCTCTACGCGAGCGGTGACGCGGACTACGACGACATCAACCTCGTCGTCACCTCCACCGCGCTCGTCGTCGTTCCCGCCGATGACACGGATACCGATGGCGACGGCATCATCGACTACGTCGACAACTGTGTCTCCATCCCCAACGCGGACCAGAGCGACATCGACGGCGACGGCGTGGGTGACGCGTGCAGCACGTACGGCACCTGGTCGCCCACGGGCCCCATGTTCCAGGTCCGCATCCTCCACACCGCCACCAAGCTGAACGATGGCCGCGTGATGGTGACCGGCGGCTACAACCCCTCCACGGAGATCTACGATCCCGCCACGGGCGCCTGGACGCGCTTCGCCGACACGCGCACCAACCACCGCTACCACACCGCCACCAAGCTGAACGACGGGCGCGTGCTGGTCGTCGGCGGTGATGGCGCCAGCGCCACCAGGTCCGCCGAGCTGTATGACGCGGCCAGCAACACCTGGACGCTCACCGGCAACCTGACGACGTTCCGCTCGCGCCACACGGCCACGCTCCTGCCCTCGGGCAAGGTGCTGGTGGTGGGCGGCATCGACAAGGCGACGGGCGCCGCGGTGGCCTCCGCCGAGCTGTATGACCCGGCCACGGGCACCTTCTCCGCCACCGGCGGCATGAACGATGCGCGCGCCAACTTCACCCTCACGCAGCTGGCCGATGGCAAGGTGCTCGCCACGGGCGGCGGCTCCGGCGAGGTGCGCTCGGCCTCCGCCGAGGTGTACAACCCGGCCACCGGCACCTGGACGCGCGTGGGCAACATGCTCCAGGGCCGCAACTCCCACGCCGCCGCCCGGCTCGGCAACGGCAAGGTGCTCGTGATGGGCGGCGCCGTCGACGGCGTGCCCTCCACCACCGCCGAGCTGTTCGACCCGGCCACCGGCTCCTTCTCCGCCACCGGCAACATGCACCAGCCGCGCCGCAACCACACCGCCACCTTGCTCCCCACGGGCCTGGTCGCCGTCGCCGGCGGGTACGACAAGTTCACCGGCACCCACGGCAAGGCGGAGATGTACAACCCGCTGACCGGCACGTGGATCCCCACCACCGAGATGATCGAGCACCGCTACTCGCACACCGCGACCCTGCTCGATGATGGCAAGGTGCTCGTGGCCGGCGGCATCAGCGTCGCCGTGGAGAACCAGGTCACCGCCGAGGTGCTGCGCTAA